GTGGCCTGTTTCCAGAATCACCTTAAGGACGGCACCCGGCACCGCTTGGCGGACGGCGCGGACTTCTTCCTCTACATAGGCGTAGTCCTGGGCCAGGGCCCGGCCTAGGTGGATCACCATGTCCACCTCTTGGGCTCCCTGGGCGAAGGCTATGGCCGCCTCGAGGGCCTTGACCTCCTTGGTTTGGTAGCCCAAGGGGAAGCCCACCACGGTTACCAAGCGAAAGGGGGCATGGGGGTAACGCTCCCGCACCAAGGGGACGTAGGACGGGGGGATACAGAGGCCGAAAAACCCGTATTCCAGGGCTTCTTCCGCCACCTTTAGGATCTCTTCGGGGGTGGCGGTGGGCTTCAGAAGGGTGT
The window above is part of the Thermus albus genome. Proteins encoded here:
- the deoC gene encoding deoxyribose-phosphate aldolase, which translates into the protein MDLAAHIDHTLLKPTATPEEILKVAEEALEYGFFGLCIPPSYVPLVRERYPHAPFRLVTVVGFPLGYQTKEVKALEAAIAFAQGAQEVDMVIHLGRALAQDYAYVEEEVRAVRQAVPGAVLKVILETGHFTPKALEALAEAAIRGGADFLKTSTGFGPRGASLEDVELLVGIAQGRAQVKAAGGIRDPKMALRLLEAGATRLGTSSGVALVKGKSGDGY